The Winogradskyella schleiferi genome contains the following window.
GCTCAGGCACAGTTTCGCCACACATCTTCTGGAAAACGGAACTGATCTTAGGCATATTCAATTGCTTATGGGGCACAGTTCTACTAAAACAACGGAAATCTATACCCATGTTGCCAACAGTACTTTTTCGGATATAAAAGATTTGTTATCTTAGTCCACATATAATGTGGATATAGTTAATACGTATATCCAATTGTTGTACATAATGCTGGGCCATCGCAAATCCACCGCGAAAACAGCACATTTATTTTTGCCAATCGCACCATCCAAGCTGAAAAAATAAAAGAGCTGTTTCTGCCTTTGCGCTCAAGCAACTTTATCTACAAAAGAATGTGAACAAAAAAGCGAACAAACCGAACAGACTACACAAAACTTTTTTAACTTGTGAAGTTGAATTCCCATTGGTATGATAAAAGAAAGAATTAACATAGAAAACATTGACGGACAGCTATTTGAAATAAAAGTAGTTGAGCCAGAGAATTCTAAACCAGCTTCTTTTACTCACTACTTACATAATCATAAAAACGGAGTTTCGCAGTTTTACAAGAAAGATGCACTTGCTTTTGTGAAAGAAAGATTAGTTAAGGAATACCCTAACGAACAAATTACAAACAAAGTCGCAGAAGATGCACTTCAATATCTGATTTTTGACCTCAATAAATCTGTTTCTTTCCCAGCACCTCAGAAACCAAAATTCAAATTTATCGACCTTTTTGCGGGAATTGGCGGATTTAGAATGGCATTGCAAAATCTCGATGGGAAATGCGTGTTTACAAGCGAATGGGATAAATACTCAAAGCAAACGTACAAAGTAAACTTTGGCGAAATTCCATTTGGCGACATCACAAAACCGAAAACTAAAAGTTACATTCCAAATAATTTCGATGTTCTTTGTGCGGGTTTTCCTTGTCAAGCATTTTCGATTGCGGGAAGACGTGGCGGATTTGAGGACACAAGAGGAACATTATTCTTTGATGTTGCCGAAATCATAAAGGAAAAACAACCAAAAGCAATTTTCCTTGAAAACGTAAAAGGACTTCGAAATCACGATAAAGGAAAAACCTTAAAAACGATTTTAAACGTTTTGAGAGAAGACTTAAATTATTACGTTCCCGAACCACAAATACTAAACGCTAAAGAGTTTGGAGTTCCGCAAAATCGAGAACGTATTTTTATAGTTGGTTTCCGCAAAGATTTAGGAATAAAAGACTTTCGATATCCCGAACCAACAAACAAAGATGCTGTTTTAGATGATATTTTAGAGCAAGAAGAAGTTTCGGTAAAATATTATTTATCGACCACATACGTTCAAACCTTGAAAAACCACAGAGCAAGGCACGAAAGTAAAGGGAACGGATTTGGTTACGAAATAATTCCGAATGATGGCACAGCCAACGCAGTTGTGTGTGGCGGAATGGGCAGAGAAAGAAATTTAGTTTTGGACGACCGATTGACAAACTTCGTTCCCGTAACGAATATTAGTGGCGAGGTAAATCGTGAGGGAATTCGAAAAATGACACCTCGTGAATGGGCAAGACTTCAAGGCTTTCCAGACGACTTTAAAATTGTAGTTTCAGATGCACAAGCGTATAAGCAATTTGGTAATTCAGTTGCAGTTCCAGCAATTCAAGCAACAGCGGAAAAAATTATAGAGAAACTAAACTGCAAATGATTACAGGTAACAAAGGCGAATGGAGCGAAATTTACGCTCTTTTTAAACTATTAGGCGACAAACAACTTTTTCTTGGAGATAAAGACATTGAGAAACTTGAGGGATTAGTTTATCCAATTATTAAAGTTCTGCGCTCAGAGAATAATGGCGATTTTGAATATTCTATTCAAGATGAGATAATTCTTATTTCTGGAAACGAACAAATATTAAAAATCCCAATAGAAGAATTCAAAACCAAAGCTCTTTTTCTTTTAAATGCAATTAAAGAAAATCGAGAGCGGACTTTTTCCGTTCCAGAGATTGAGGAATTTATGCAATCAATAAATTGTATGTCTTTGAAAGCAAGTTCGTCAGCGAAAACGGACATTACAATTGTTGTTCACGACCAAAGAACAAATCAACAACCAACTCTTGGATTTAGCATTAAATCACAGCTTGGTAGTCCTTCTACTCTATTAAACGCTGGAAAAACTACAAACTTTATTTACGAAATTGGTTTTGTAAATCTATCAAAAAATGAAGTTGAGGAAATCAATTCTATTTCTTCACGAAGTAAAATAATGGATAGAATTACACAAATTCTAAAAAAAGGCGGAACATTCGAGTTTGTGAAAACTGAAAGGCAGGTTTTCTCGAATAATCTTGTTTTAATCGACAGTTTATTACCTCAGATTCTGTCGGAAATTGTGTTTGACTTTTATTCAAGTGATAACTCTCATTTGAAAGATTTAGTTAACTCAACAGCCAAGAAAAATCCTTTGGAATTTGATATTGAGAACGAACACAAATTTTACGAATACAAGATAAAGCGATTTCTAACTGATGTTGCACTTGGAATGATGCCATCAAAGGTATGGAGCGGAAAATACGATGCAACAGGTGGCTATCTTATAGTTAAAGAAAATGGCGATGTTCTTTGTTACCATATTTACAACAGAAACGAGTTTGAGGATTACTTGCTTAATAATACCAAACTTGATACAGCAAGTTCTTCTCGACACGGATTTGGCGAAATTTATGAAGAAAAAGGACATCTTTATTTCAATTTGAATTTACAAATTAGATTCACAAAATAACCAACGCTAAGAGCCATACACATTTCCAGTCGCTACAGCCAAAGCATCACCAAAACTGTAAAAGAGTATGTCTCTGCCAACGCTACAAGCAGAACGAAAAAGCACTATGTACAACAAAGTATAAAAATAATAGGGCGATTTTAGCTTAATCAAAAGGTCGTTTTGTCTCTACAAAGTCGCCCGTTTTTTGTTTTAGCTTTTAATTAATGTAAATTGTAAAACCAATAAAACAAAAAACGGGCTTGTGGCTCAACCGAATGGTTTGCGGATGTTTTCTGCCCTACTATTCTTATACCAGACCGTTGTGGTGCATTAGAAAAAACTATGAAATGTATTTTTTGCAAACAAGAAGCTTCTAACTCTAAGAGTGTAGAACACATTGTTCCTGAATCGCTTGGCAACAAAACCAATGTCTTGCCAAAAGGAATAGTTTGTGATAAATGTAATAGTTATTTCGCCTTAAAAATTGAAAAAAAAGTTTTAGAAACTGACTACTTTAAAAGTTTAAGACATCGAAACGGAATCGAATCTAAGAAAAGAAAAATCCCGAAAGGAACCGCAATAATTCCAAAGACTAAATATAAAGCTGACGTAATTCGAGATAAGGATGATAAAAAACCAACTGAAATTATCTTAGATACAGAATCATTTGAACTTATAAAAAATGGAGAAATAAAGCATCTAATACTTCCTTTCAACACCGATTTTCCGAAAAACGACCAAACCGTATCAAGGTTCTTAGCAAAAATAGGACTAGAAATGATGGCCTTAAGAATGCTAGAAAACAGCAAAATTGACCAAGATTTTTTTGCAGAAGAACTAGCATTAGACCCAATAAGAAACTATGTTCGTTTCAATCAACAAAATGAAAATTGGATTTACAGCTCTAGGAAGATTTATGAAGAAAATGAAAAATTTTTTCTTAAAAATGGAGAATCTGTAGATATGGTATTTGAATGTGATTTTCTCGGAACAAAAGATAGAGAAATGTATTTTGTAATAGCCTTCAAAGGTGTTGAATTTGTTATAAATATGGCAGGTTCATCAATTGAGGGTTATGAAAAATGGTTAAAAGAAAATGACAATATTAGTCCTTTATATTCTAAAGGAAAACATTTTGGATATAATCTGACACCTAACTTTATGAAAGAAAAAAAATAACGCACCACAACAACGTGTATAATTCATTGCTTGGTCTGTGTTTTCTTGGAAAATCCTAGCGGATTTTCTTTTCGGTTTTTATTTGCTAACTTTCGTGCTTAACCAACGCAACAACTCATACACAGAGACGTTGTGCTTCAGCTAAAACAAACAGATGAGTACAGAAGAAAAAACAGAAATTAAATTAGAGAATTTAGTAAAACTTGACCCTAACCAAAGAGATTTTTACAAACTTGCAGAAGGCAGATTAGTTTATGTAGAACATCCTGAAAAAGGAATAGTTTACGCTGATAATATGAATGTATTTATAAATACAATAGAACTAACACAAGAAGAAAAATCAAGACTCGGATAACCCCTTTTCGATAGAGTTGTTTAAATCATTTAGATATAGTTTAAAGTTTGGATTATCTGAATAAAGTGGATAAACTATGTCACTATTAAAACCATAATATTTTAAAAAGGCAGTGGTGTTTATTTTAAGGTGGTGTGAAGACACATCTGACTTATTACTCAGATCATAATCTTTGAAAAATTCACGAACAGTTTCAATCATAAAAGCTTTATGTTTTTCAAAATCAGCCTCAATAGCTAAATGAATATCATCGACTAAAAACTTATTTAAGTAGCCTGTAATCGGATGAAACCTTTCGCCATTATACGTTAGATTTATCTTATTTACGTGAGAAGGCCTTAAAGAATCAATATTATCGGAAAGCGTTTTAGCCAATTCTAAATCTGACTTTTGTTTTTCGGAAAGAGTTTCTAAGTTATGAGTAATTGACATAAAAATATTTTTGACTAAATTAACAAACAAAATCTGACTGACAAGCAGAACGTTGAAATAAAAGCCGAAAGCACAACAATGTGTATAAGCAATAAAGGCTAAAGGTTTTCGCCCGAAAGTAAAACCAATTAATAAACACAACGACAGCTCGAAAAGTCAGTAAATATAACACTTTACTGCCCATACACGAGACCGTTGGCAACAATAATGGAAAAATCGTGCTGCATTCAAGAATTTAGCTCAAAACATTAAAAAAGACGTTTTTCAAGTTTGGTAACAGAAACTCATAATTTACCTTTGTTTTTAATCCAAAAAAGAACTTATGAATTATTCAGAAGAATTAAAGAAAGTTGCTGAATCAAATGCTTTTATTGGAAAAGGAAATCCAAATAGTGATATTTTAATAGTTGGTAAAGAGGTTGCCACTAATGCTGAATCTTCAAATTCTATTGAAGAGCAAAACACAATTAGTTTTGAAAATAATGCAAGTGATTGGATAAAAAACATTCAAAAAAATGTAAAACAAGAGGATATCAATCCTTGGATTTTTAATGAAAATTTAGAATTAGAGAATGTCGATAATAACCCTCTATTTGCATTCAAAGGAAGTATTAAAAAACACACTTCAGACACTTGGAAAAAATATCAAAAACTGTATGATCTAATTTTTAAAGGACAAATAGAAAAAAATAATGAAATAGAGCTTGATTTTCAAAAAGGATTTTTCATAACAGAAATGAGTGAGATTCCTTCAAAAACTACGAACAGTGCACAAAAAAAAGTTAATTTCAAAAATAGATTGCAAAACAGAAAAAACACTTTCTTTAAATCTGTTTTTATACAAAACTTCCCTGTAGTTGTACTTGCCTGTTCCGATTATATAGTTAATAATGATAAAATCCGAGACATTGATAATATTTTTAACGTAGAATTCACTGAAGAAAAAGGAACTGAAAAGCTAAAATTTTGGGTGCATAAAAACAAATCAGGAAAACCAAAATTAGTAATCCATACGAGACAATTGAGTAATGCAGTAGAAGATAATTTACTATTAAAAATTGCAGAAGAAATAAAAGAGTTTGTGAAATGATTACAGTTGCCAACAACGTGTATAATTCATTGCTTTGTCTGTGTGTGCTTGGAAAATCCTCGCGGATTTTCTATTCGGTTTTTATTTGCTAAATTACGTGCTAAACCAACGCAACAACTCATACACAGAGAAGTTGTAAGTAATGCCGAAAAACCCAGAAACCGAATGAAAAAGACAATATTTGAAATTACCAAAATGGACTGTCCTTCAGAGGAAAATCTAATCCGAATGAAATTAGATGGAATTTCAAGCATTGCGAATTTGGACTTTGATATTCCGAATCGAAAATTGACCGTTTTTCACAGCGGAGAAATTGACCAAATCGAAAAGTCAGTTATCGAACTAAATTTAGGTGGAAAGAAAATCTCGACTAAACAAACCGACCAAACGGAATTTAAAGAAAACAAAAACCAAAAAAAGCTACTTTGGTCTGTACTCGTTATAAATTTTGCGTTTTTTATAATCGAAATGACAACAGGAATTATCTCAAAATCTATGGGACTTGTTGCCGATAGTTTAGATATGCTTGCGGACAGTTTTGTTTACGGAATTAGTTTGTTTGCGGTTGGCGGAACAGTAATAAAGAAAAAACGGATTGCCAAACTTGCTGGATATTTTCAAATAATACTTGCGATTATTGGATTTGTAGAAGTTTTAAGAAGATTTTTCGGAGACGAGAAACTTCCCAATTTTTCGACAATGATTATCGTTTCGATTTTCGCACTTATCGCAAACGGAATTTGTCTTTATATTTTGCAAAAGTCAAAAAGTAAAGAAGAAGCACATATGAAAGCGAGTATGATTTTCACCTCGAATGACGTGATTATAAATTTAGGAGTAATAATTGCAGGAATTTTAGTGCATTATTTGAGTTCTAATAAACCTGATTTGATTATTGGAACAATCGTTTTTATATTGGTAATTCAAGGAGCGTTTAGGATTTTGAAATTAAGTAAGTGAATGAAAAAAGCACTACTTACAACACCGTATATAGCTCATAGCTGGGCAGTTGCTTAATCGAAGTTTAGGCATATTTGCGAAGTCCGCCAAATTTTTTAATTTGACTTATTGAGAAAAAAAGGTAATAAGAAAATTAAAAAATCCGGCTAGTGCTTAACCGAAAAAAATATTGATAATTTGCACGCTACGAGCCATATACAAGACCGTTACCACACATTTGAAAAAAATACTCAACATAATAATTTTGACTTTTATTTTGACCTCTTGTCAAAATGAAAAAAAACTGAATGGAACTTGGATATCTGCTTATAAGTTTGCTGATAATGACACAATTAAAGATTATGTTGTCGGAGATTTTCCTTTCAACGAATTAATTACATTCGACAACGGAACTTTTAATTACAAGGAATTTAATTATGGAAACGAAAGAACTGAAAAATTTGAACTAAAAGGGAAAAATTTAGTGGATTTTGGAAATGACTACTTTGTTATTGCTGGAAATGAATACTATGAATCTGAAATGATTGACCCATTAACAAAAGACAGTATTGTATTCAAGAATTATAATCAGAATAGAGTTTATAAGAGGTTGGTAGATTCATTAAAGAATAGGACACCCAAAATAAAATTTACTGGAAAAAAATTCATCAGAAATTTCAGAAAGTGGACGGATACAATCCAATTTATAAATGACTCAGTTTATATCAGCAATTCGTGGAAATTCGGAGATTCCGACCATTTTATGTGGGAACGAGTAAATCATAATGGGTTTGATATTTTATTTACCGAAAATTACGCACCTTTCATTCTAAAAAAACAAATCGGAAATGAAATTTTCATATCAACATTTGGCAATTCAAAAGAAGATTATATTTTAAAAGAAATTGAATAAAAACGTGTGGTAACACCGTGTATAATTAATTGCTTTTTTCTTCTCTACTTGCGAAAATTCCGCAGGAATTTTCACGGGTTCGTAAAAGTTTGCTAAATTAGTTGCTAAACCACGCAACTAATCATACACAAAACCGTTGGCAATAATATAAAAATGACGCTCGAAACGATATACGAAAAAGCAAGTGGAATAATTGGAATTGACGGAATGACTGTCAACGAAAGACTTTATGTTTCCGGATTAATGGATATTTTTGACCAAGCAAAAAAAAATGATAAAGATTTAGCGAAAACAATTCTCAAAGCACTAAAAGTTGACTTAAAGTCCATCGAAAAAATAGATTGATAATGGAATATAGTATTCAAGACAAAAGAGAATTAAATCAAGCTGAAATTGAGTTTCTGACTTATCTATTTGAAAAAGAAAAAACAGAATGGACTGACTTAATCAAAAATCTGAAAGTAATTGCGAGATGTGGTTGCGGAAATTGTCCAACCATAATGTTTGGGAAAAATTTTGAATCTAAAGTTCAGGAAAACGAAAATTTAAAAATTGACTATACTGGAAAAGGTATAAACGGAGAATTAATTGGAATATCTATATTCGGAACTGACCAAATGCCGACTGAATTAGAATTTTACTCAATAGATGGAGAATCTGATATTATAGAAATTCCGAAAATTGACACTCTGAAATCTGTAAAGGAAAAACAAACTGAATAAAAAATACTATTGCCAACAACGTATATAATCCATTGCTAGTACTAGCCTACTTACGAAAATCCTCGCGGATTTTCTATTTGGTTTGTATTTGCTAAATTACGTGCTAAACCACGCAACGTATCATATACAAGACCGTTGTAACCAATACGAGAAAAACCCAACCAATGATATTAGAAACAGTAAAAATCAAAAATTTTAGAGGTTATCAAACCGAAACGATTGTTCCAATTTCAAACTTAACTGCATTTATCGGAAAAAATGATGCTGGAAAATCTACAATACTTGAAGCTCTTGAAATATTTTTCAACAACTCTTTAGTGAATTGCGAAAAAGACGATTTAAATATTACTGCTGACAATAACAAAATTGAAATAACTTGTGTTTTTTCGGATTTTCCAGCACAATTAATAATCGATGCTGCAAACCCTACAACTTTACAAACTGAACATTTATTAAACACACAGAACAAACTCGAAATAAAAAAGGTTTTTGCAGCAACAGCAGCAAAACCAAAAGAGAAAGTTTTTATTATTTGTAATCATCCAAGCATAGCAAATGGAAATGATTTACTTACTCTAAAAAAAGCTGAATTAAAACAGAGAGCTACTGCATTAGGTATCCCAACTGCAAATTACAATGGAAACGTCAATTCATCAATTCGAGAAGCAATAAGAGATTCATTTGGTAATCTAGAACTTCAAGAAACCGAATTGTTAGTAGATAAAGAAGATACTAAAAAAGTTTATGACACTTTAAAATCATATTTACCTCTTTATGCACTTTTCCAATCAGACAGACAAAGTAAAGATGATGATAAAGAAGTAACAGACCCAATGAAAATTGCGGTACAACAAGCTTTATCGGAATTGACTGTTGAACTTGAACATATAAAAGAACAAGTTAGAATTAAAGCTATTGATACAGCGAATAGAACTTTAGCAAAACTTAAAGAAATGTCGCCAGATTTAGCAAACGAATTAATCCCAGAATTTAAAACAGAACCTAAATTTGACTCACAGTTCAAACTAACAATAAAATCAGAAGAAGATATTCCAATCAATAAAAGAGGAAGTGGAATAAGACGACTAATTCTACTGAACTTCTTTAGAGCAGAAGCAGAAAGATTAAGAGCACAAAATCAAGGAAGTCAAATAATATTTGCGTTTGAAGAACCTGAAACCTCTCAACATCCTGACCATCAAGAAATGCTAATTCAAGCATTTATGGAATTATCGAATACGGGAAATTCACAAATTATTTTGACAACACACACACCTGCGCTAGGCGGTTTACTTCCATTAGACAGTTTACGTTTCATTCAAAAAACTGGAAATGATAGAACAGTTGAATTAGGAACAGAAGATGTTTTTGAAAAGATTGCAGATACATTAGGCATTTTAGCCGACCCAATTCCAAAAAATGCAAATGCAATTTTGCTTTTAGAAGGCAAAAGTGATGTGACATTTGTTAATCACACAGCTACCCAATTAAAAAACGGAGGATATATTAACCATACATTTGAAGACAAAAGAATTGCTTTAGTTCCTATTGGTGGTTGTGGTAATTTAAAGCATTGGACTACTCTTCGGTTAATTGACCAATTCGCAATTCCTTATTGCGTAATGCTTGATTCTGACAAAGGAACAAATGAAGAACAGCAAAACATAGATAAAATTCAAGAATTGCGTAATAATGGAATAAAAGCATATTTAACTTTAAAGCGTGAACCTGAAAATTATGTTCATATCGATGTATTAAATTTGCCAGCAGGAAATACTTTTAGTTTTACTGATACTTGTGATGCTAAAGTGTTAATCGCAGCAGAAAAAACTTCAAGAAAACAAAACGTGCTTGAGAACTATTGGACACTAATGTCAACTGAACAAATTAGAGAAGTTGAAATGTATAATGACAACGGAACAGACAGATATGAATTTACAGAAATGTTTGCAGATTTATTAAATATTGTGCCATAAGTACTGGTTACAACACCGTATATAATTTATTGCTAGTCCTAGCCTACTTACGAAAATTCTCGCGAATTTTCTATTCGGTTTTTATTTGCTAAATTACGTGCTAAACCACGCAACAAACCATATACAAACACGTTGTGCGCAATTAAAGAAAAATCCGTAACGAAAATAACATTTGGAAAAAAATAAACTCATAGACAGATACGATTTTGAAAAGCAAGTTTCTTTATCAATAGATGCAATCAAATCTCTAAAAAAAGAGAAAGCATACAAGACTCATCTGCCAAATTTCCCAATTCACGAATCCATAGCTACGAGTTCAAAAAAAAACAAAGGCGATTTCAAAGTGAAATTTTTTGTTGATGGCATATTTGATTATAAATATATGCGAGATTTCAAAAAATTTGGAATTAATGAGAAAATCACTTTTAATAATGACGGTCGTATTAGTTGCATAAATGCTAACTCAACTACGAAAACAAGTGTAACTTTAAGCAGTCCGAAAGTTATTAGTATAACTGTAGATAATTTCCAACAATTAAATGATGAGGACTATAATGATAAAATTCTTCGTCTAGTAGTTCCAACAGAATTAGAAGCTCAATTTGGCGTTTTTACTTGTAAAAGTATTCATATTTCAGGATGCACAACTTTTTGTGGACTTTTAGAGATAGTTGTAAATAATAAAAATTATCATTTATTCAAACATAAAAATGATGATACGAAAGAAAGTTTTTTAATAATAGACAGTCTTGAAAACAATAGTTTCGAAGAATTTAAAACCAATACTTCTGCCATATTATTGGCTTTTGGTTTTGTAACTGGAAATTTGTTTCAAGATGATTATTACTATCAAATCATAAAGGAAGATAATGTAACTATTGCAGAAGCTACTGCTTACTATAAAAACGAGCCTTCAATAATTACACACGCAAGTCTTTTCAATCCTATGGACTTTAGGGATTATTTGAAACATTTTGGACAAGAAAAGGCATTAGATAAAATGTCCCTTCAACTTAAACCAGAAGTATTTTCCCGTATGTGTGAGTTAATTATTGAGAATGTTACTCTTGCAAGGAGTATTAAATTAATTCTTGAGGGTAATCAAACAAAATTATTACTTTTAAAAGCCGGAATTTACTCAATCGCCTTAGAAACAATTACAGGATTTATATCTAAAGAAAATAAAGAAAAGTTAAAACCTATACCTGACAAAAAATTATCGGATTTAATGATTGATAAATTCAATAAAATCTTATCAGAGTATGAGGAATTTATATCCGATTATGGGAATGATATTTTGAAAGCTAAGATTGAAAATATAAACAGTCCAACTAATTCAAAAAAACTATCTAAACCTTTTGAGATTCTTAATCTAAAGCTAACAAAATCTGAATTATTAGTTCTAAATCATAGAAATAAATTTTTACACGGTACTTCACCATTTAAGGAGACAGATTTAGAAA
Protein-coding sequences here:
- a CDS encoding DNA cytosine methyltransferase, which encodes MIKERINIENIDGQLFEIKVVEPENSKPASFTHYLHNHKNGVSQFYKKDALAFVKERLVKEYPNEQITNKVAEDALQYLIFDLNKSVSFPAPQKPKFKFIDLFAGIGGFRMALQNLDGKCVFTSEWDKYSKQTYKVNFGEIPFGDITKPKTKSYIPNNFDVLCAGFPCQAFSIAGRRGGFEDTRGTLFFDVAEIIKEKQPKAIFLENVKGLRNHDKGKTLKTILNVLREDLNYYVPEPQILNAKEFGVPQNRERIFIVGFRKDLGIKDFRYPEPTNKDAVLDDILEQEEVSVKYYLSTTYVQTLKNHRARHESKGNGFGYEIIPNDGTANAVVCGGMGRERNLVLDDRLTNFVPVTNISGEVNREGIRKMTPREWARLQGFPDDFKIVVSDAQAYKQFGNSVAVPAIQATAEKIIEKLNCK
- a CDS encoding HpaII family restriction endonuclease, whose translation is MITGNKGEWSEIYALFKLLGDKQLFLGDKDIEKLEGLVYPIIKVLRSENNGDFEYSIQDEIILISGNEQILKIPIEEFKTKALFLLNAIKENRERTFSVPEIEEFMQSINCMSLKASSSAKTDITIVVHDQRTNQQPTLGFSIKSQLGSPSTLLNAGKTTNFIYEIGFVNLSKNEVEEINSISSRSKIMDRITQILKKGGTFEFVKTERQVFSNNLVLIDSLLPQILSEIVFDFYSSDNSHLKDLVNSTAKKNPLEFDIENEHKFYEYKIKRFLTDVALGMMPSKVWSGKYDATGGYLIVKENGDVLCYHIYNRNEFEDYLLNNTKLDTASSSRHGFGEIYEEKGHLYFNLNLQIRFTK
- a CDS encoding HNH endonuclease produces the protein MKCIFCKQEASNSKSVEHIVPESLGNKTNVLPKGIVCDKCNSYFALKIEKKVLETDYFKSLRHRNGIESKKRKIPKGTAIIPKTKYKADVIRDKDDKKPTEIILDTESFELIKNGEIKHLILPFNTDFPKNDQTVSRFLAKIGLEMMALRMLENSKIDQDFFAEELALDPIRNYVRFNQQNENWIYSSRKIYEENEKFFLKNGESVDMVFECDFLGTKDREMYFVIAFKGVEFVINMAGSSIEGYEKWLKENDNISPLYSKGKHFGYNLTPNFMKEKK
- a CDS encoding cation transporter; protein product: MKKTIFEITKMDCPSEENLIRMKLDGISSIANLDFDIPNRKLTVFHSGEIDQIEKSVIELNLGGKKISTKQTDQTEFKENKNQKKLLWSVLVINFAFFIIEMTTGIISKSMGLVADSLDMLADSFVYGISLFAVGGTVIKKKRIAKLAGYFQIILAIIGFVEVLRRFFGDEKLPNFSTMIIVSIFALIANGICLYILQKSKSKEEAHMKASMIFTSNDVIINLGVIIAGILVHYLSSNKPDLIIGTIVFILVIQGAFRILKLSK
- a CDS encoding AAA family ATPase, with the protein product MILETVKIKNFRGYQTETIVPISNLTAFIGKNDAGKSTILEALEIFFNNSLVNCEKDDLNITADNNKIEITCVFSDFPAQLIIDAANPTTLQTEHLLNTQNKLEIKKVFAATAAKPKEKVFIICNHPSIANGNDLLTLKKAELKQRATALGIPTANYNGNVNSSIREAIRDSFGNLELQETELLVDKEDTKKVYDTLKSYLPLYALFQSDRQSKDDDKEVTDPMKIAVQQALSELTVELEHIKEQVRIKAIDTANRTLAKLKEMSPDLANELIPEFKTEPKFDSQFKLTIKSEEDIPINKRGSGIRRLILLNFFRAEAERLRAQNQGSQIIFAFEEPETSQHPDHQEMLIQAFMELSNTGNSQIILTTHTPALGGLLPLDSLRFIQKTGNDRTVELGTEDVFEKIADTLGILADPIPKNANAILLLEGKSDVTFVNHTATQLKNGGYINHTFEDKRIALVPIGGCGNLKHWTTLRLIDQFAIPYCVMLDSDKGTNEEQQNIDKIQELRNNGIKAYLTLKREPENYVHIDVLNLPAGNTFSFTDTCDAKVLIAAEKTSRKQNVLENYWTLMSTEQIREVEMYNDNGTDRYEFTEMFADLLNIVP